Within bacterium, the genomic segment AGCCGTTACCTGGCGCACCTGTTCGAGGTGCTGCCGACGCTCACCTCGCTGGATCAACTCGATGCTCTGCTCCCGCAGAATCTCGATCGGGCCGCGCTCAACCCGGACTGACCGAGGATGCGGTTCGTCCACCGCTTACGGTCTTTCGGCCCGGCAGGATCTCGCGCCTGAACACTTCGGGGTCCGATTGGCCCGGATTCTTCAGGTTCCAAGCCTCAATCTCCTCCTGTGCCTAGAGATTCCGTTCGCCGCGCAGCTTCGCCGCGTGCCCGCCATGCGCCGAGTCGGTTCCATTCTTCCGCGCCTCGCCGAGCGCATCGAGTGCAACGGCAATGTCAGCGTCGGGTCTGGGTCTGCATCGATTGCAGTAGCGCGGGGTGCCACTCCCGAGATCGAGGTTCCGGCTGGTCTTGGTACGAACCCGTACTCTGTCTTCGGCCCGCGCTACGATTGGACTGCGTTAGGAGTTCTACCCTAAACTCACGGACGGTTTAGTTCGGTCTAGACGCTGTGACCTGCCTGGGGATTTTCGGACCGATTGAAACCTGAGAGAATGACTTCCGGTGGGGGGCCGCCATGAACAAGCGCTTCTTGATTCGACCCCGGCAGCACAGCGTGTTGGGACAAGATTTCCGGTCCAGCCTCATCGCCCGTGAACTATCCCTCACACACATTGACCCCGATCCAGGCCGAGAATACGAAGACCCCGAACTGCTGGTGTGCTTCGACCCAGAGGACGCCGACATACTGAAGTGCGTCAAGCGATTCAAAGCGACTCCTGTGGTCGCACACTTCCAGCTGCCATGGTCGTACCAGCTTCCCGACGAGCAGGATAGGGCGCGCGAGACGTTAGGTCTCGTCGATGCCGTCATTGTTCCCACCGACGAGCTGAAACACGAACTTGAGAAGGAAATCCCGGGGTCTCAGGTGTACCGGGCCTGTAATGGCGCGAGCAGAGAGGTGTTCTCTCCGGCTTCCCGAAAGGAACGGTACGCATATCGGGCTGCACATCGCATTCCGGCGAATGTGAAGCTCTTGGGCTACGTCGGGCGGCTGCAGAACTCGAAGGGGCTGCAAGTCCTCGAAGAACTGCTTCTCCGCCTTCCCAAGCTTTGCAACCTGCTGATCTATTGCCCCGAGTCGAATGAGGCGCTGGCCAGAAATCGCTTCAACGGCAAAGAACGAGCGCGCGTCGTGTGCGATGACCGAGATCCGCTGAGGGGAAAGCACCCGACGAAGTACTTGGATGTCCTGGTGGCAACATCTCTTCGAGAAGCGTTTTCTATGGTGGTTCTGGAGGCTCTGCAGAGCGGGGTTTCTGTCGTCGCAGCCAACTCGAGTCCTTTTGTGGCGGAGATGGATTCGCTCGAGGCCATGAAGCTGGTGGCTCTGCCTCCGAAACTTGAAAACATGAATCGGTGCGAACTCAGCCTGGAGCGAAAGGAAGTAAATCAAATCGTCGGGGAATTCGTGCGCATTATCGAAGACACCACGCCCCTTGACGATAGCGAAAGGCGAGAACTCGCAATGAGTGTTCTCTCTCTGGGCTATACGACGGAAGCGATGATCTCTCGTTGTCGCGA encodes:
- a CDS encoding transposase domain-containing protein, which codes for SRYLAHLFEVLPTLTSLDQLDALLPQNLDRAALNPD
- a CDS encoding glycosyltransferase family 4 protein, whose translation is MNKRFLIRPRQHSVLGQDFRSSLIARELSLTHIDPDPGREYEDPELLVCFDPEDADILKCVKRFKATPVVAHFQLPWSYQLPDEQDRARETLGLVDAVIVPTDELKHELEKEIPGSQVYRACNGASREVFSPASRKERYAYRAAHRIPANVKLLGYVGRLQNSKGLQVLEELLLRLPKLCNLLIYCPESNEALARNRFNGKERARVVCDDRDPLRGKHPTKYLDVLVATSLREAFSMVVLEALQSGVSVVAANSSPFVAEMDSLEAMKLVALPPKLENMNRCELSLERKEVNQIVGEFVRIIEDTTPLDDSERRELAMSVLSLGYTTEAMISRCREVYDEIVRVSTNQGV